ATGTACCTGAAGACCAGCCATGCCAACAGTGCTTCCAATCAAATATCGAACTGCAGGATGAAGATCCACCTTCCTCGTTAACCACCATAACGAGGCAATTGAAACTAAAGTGGCTGTTGCCAGGATACGATGGTCAAGCTGTAAATGTGGTTAAAGGAATATTCTATGATCACATTGATGAGTATAGGCTCACACAGAACTGAGGAAACTACTGGTCATATAGAGTTTGAGCCATTGAGCTCGCAGATCAATGGCTTAAAAGATATTTTTCTGAATTTGAGATCTCATGAATCCCTTTATGAATCAAAATTTAACGACAGACTGAACCTAAATCATGCTAAGGAATTCTCTCATTAATACACAGTAAAGAAACACCACAGGAAAATTACCTGTACCATCGAGGTATTCTCAAAGAAGTTGCGAATAAGTGGGTTCATTTCTAGAACATCCTCAGGTATCCATGTGTCGCCCATCTTCGGAAAAGTATTGTAGGCATGTCCCTGGAAATTCACAAAATCATTATCATGATATGCTACtagcaaaaaacaaaaaaaattgcatACTACCTACtaattaatttgtaaaaaattatgaGCAACACAATAACAGTTGAAGTTACATACAGCATCATTTCCTGCAACAAATGCTCCTGGGACAGTAGTAATGCCGACAAGTAAGCTGACAGGAAGAGCGAATCTCTTTACTTTTGCAGCACCCTTAACTCAGGACATTGATTCTGCAGGTGGTTCGGGCATTACCACCGAGAGACCTGTCCAAAGAAGGCCGCTGTATATAACAAATGCCGAAGTGAGATGAGCTGCAAGCCGATACGAGCTTACTCTAGGCTGTGCATATTCAGTTGGCGGTTCCTATTTGAAAAAAGAGAGATTATTTAAAAGCGCAAACCGCaacattttttatttcaaatttgcaAAAACACTTAATATAAGGTGTCCTACCTCTAAACCACTTTTAACCATCCACCATCCAATCAGACCCTGCTCAGCACCAAGGGCAAAAAGAGTAGAGAGTTTCAGTCCAAGTCGTACGGTAATATATCCCTTTCGAAGAAAATATGAAAATGGCAAAGCAAACATGATACCAAGAGCTCTTCCCCACATACGATGAGCATATTCCATCCAGTATATAAATTTGAAATCATCAATGCTCATTCCTCGATTAACCCTGCAAAAACCATCATCCATAAATTcaaaaaatattattaagattATAGCAAATGCCATAAAATAATCCTTGTTCAAACTCCAAAAGAGTTCACCTCAAAACCGTTAAAAACTAGAAAGCTAAGCATCACAAACCATTAGCAATGCTACAAATACATGTACTGCTCTTCTTTCACTAACCGCTTATATTCAGGAGACTGCTTGTACTTCTCGAATTCCTGTAACCATTCCTCATCCGATAGAGGAGGGAGCCACTAAACTTCCAATCAGTCATCGAAAGACCAGATCTTGTTAGTCGTGTAACACCTCCAAGTACGACCATACTAAACACCCAAGCAGCAGAGCCAAAGAGCCATATCCCAACCATTTTCTGAGCACGAGGTCCTCCGTTTACAAGTAGCTTCAGTCCTTCATAACTTTTTGAATTAAGAGATTGCACGGTGGAAACATTTCTCAAAGATGCCACATACTGATCCTGAATTGCATTATAAACTTGTTACACATGTATTACATTTAAAATACATGAACATGACACATGAATTGTGTCCGATCCCCAAGTGAAACTGAATTAGAACAAGGACTTTCATCACATTTAATTGTCATGGAATACAGGGTCGCCATAAGAAACACATAAtatcaaaagataaaatatgCAAAAATATCGTCTTTCATGAAAGTACAAGTGGACCCTCAAAGGTTCGACTTTTCTTTTTTTGTGGTTACTTCCCGCTATCAACTTAGCAATTTAGAATATGATAGACGCATATGTAGCTAAGTACTTAGAtacccaaaaacatatatatctaATATTTCCAAGAAATAAATTTTAAAGCAGGGAATGAGCTTGAAATGGCATTTATGAAACCAATGAATTTTTCCAAGTTGAAATTTTTAAACTTCAGTCTTGGGTTACTGCTAGCTGATGCTGCAAGAAGTAATGATGCTCAACTAAAAGATAAAAATATCTGCATATAAACTTTAACGTAAGAGCACTGATTTGAAACAAAGAACAAAAAATCTAGAATACGAAATAGAAATGAAGACAGCAGACATGGAACCAGCCATTTCAGtcctaaaaacaaaaaatatatatttatatcatagctcaaaacatggaAAAAAAATGTTTTCTGATATCCCATgctatgattatccactgcaatgGCACTTTGAAGAACTCCACAATCAAATCTGTGACTACTATGGGAATGCTTTAtgaattacaaaaatataaaaacgaGAAAGTTATCATTTTGAGTGTCTCAAACTGGTATTTAATGAAGTTGAAGCTAATCAATTCAGTTCAAAGTGTTTGAAGTTGGCTCTAAGTTTCCATATAACAATATTTAGCAAAACACAATCTTTTAGTTCTAAAGATAGAGTTAGAAGAACCTTAGGGGCAGATCGAAAGTCATGCAGAATTCTCCGTACGATTCCGGTGGAGAAAAATCTAGAGGTCTCCTCCCTCACAACTCTAGACGAAGATGATGTTGCTTGGGTGAGGTGGTTGTAGAGAGTCTTACAGTTGCTCTTCACCAACAAAAATGGTGATAATCGGCTCCAGAACATCTCTCTTTCTTTCTGTCTCAATACCAATGCCAATGTGTGAGGGTTTTACTAGCCCATATAGGGTTTTAGCATCTACTAACTTTTTTTAACAATAAAATGTATTTCTTTGGAAACTAGTAAAATAATTATATCATAAACCATTTTCAAATCACAACTGAGAACATTTATatcataattaaacattttattattgtatggtttttttctagtttatttctaatatagaacatttataaataattgttattatcttttacctacacataatcattaaatttgaacaaaatataaattgtgtaacagACCAATAAAAATAATGCTATGTTGGCTAATAAAATGacaccacgtaggatgccacatatgatgccacgtaggatgccacatatgatgccacgtcatcagacacGTAAAACTACAGAACCCATGTCAGCATACATGTAGGATGCAatgtcatcaaacacgtcatctgatgactcatgaattgatttataacttaggggggtccactgattcttttacctaccaatattaataagtgtaggtaaatgcTCTTTCCCTACTAACATTTACCTACtagtctctaccaattcaatattggtaggtaaactaTATTACCCAtcattaggctagttttacctacacttacaattggtaggtaaatacCCTATTTTCTTGTAGTGGTGTTGTTGGATTCAAATTATTTCAAATGGGTGTTAAATCTGCATTTTTAAATGGAATTTTGAATGAGGAAgcatttgttgaacaaccaaaaggatttgaagatccacataatcctaatcatgtttttcaacttaaaaaAGCTCTCTATGGTCTAAAAcaggctcctagagcttggtatgaaagattAACTCAATTCCTTGTTTTGAATGGGTATAAAAGAGGAGGAgtcgataaaactcttttcataaaaaattttgattctgatattgttattgctcaaatctatgttgatgatattgtttttggCTCTACTTCCAACACTTTAGTGTAGGAatttgtcaaacaaatgacaggtgagtttgaaatgagcatggtaggtgaGTTAACCTATTTTCTAGGTCTGGAAGTCAAACAGTCTGAAGATGGAACCTTCATTTCTCAAAGTAAATATGCAAAAAATCTGGTCAAGAAATTTGGGATGGAGTCTGTTAAacatgccaaaacaccaatgggaaccacagtcaaactaaccaaggatgaaaatggtattaaagtggatccaactctatacagaagcatgattggaagtcttCTGTATCTCACAGCTAGTCGTCCTGATATTAGCTACAGTGTAGGGGTATGTGCTCGATATCAAGGGGATCCTATGGAATCACATGTGACAACTGTAAAGCGAATCATTCGTTATGTGAATGGTACTTAGAAATATGGAATTTggtactcaaaggaaacaaactctaaccttgtttgttttagtgatgctgattgggcaggcaatgcagatgaccgaaaaagtacaagtggtggatgtttttatctgggaaacaatctggtttcttggcatagcaagaaacaaaattcaatctcCCTGTCAACTATTGAGGCCGAGTACATAGCTGCAGTAAGCTGTTGTACGCAAttattgtggatgaaacaaatgatgacagattatgggtttgatcttaaaaccttgactattttttgtgataacactagtgctattaatatctcaaaaaatcctgttcaacactctcgcactaaacacattgacattcgtcatcattttattagggaactcgttgaaaataaaactttgatcttagaatatattgagactaacaaacaaattgcagatatttttacaaaagcccttgatacagtcaggtttgattccctcaggaaatccttgggggtttgtcccAATTAATTTGTTTTATACCTTATCCCTGTACTTGAAAAAGTTGTGTGATGTCTTCTTGTCCTTGCTCACCGAAAAAGTctcaatcattatgtcaaaatatatttttactttagGTTAGAAATTATAGTTAATATATTTTATGCTCAtgctttttaaaaataataaaatcaaaataaatagtccCTCCAATTAATATTCTTTCAAATCAATCTGTGTTTTTTTGTGTATGAGCATTTGATCCTTGAAAAGAGCTACCTACACTGTTGTGTAAATTGCTAaactttgagtaagttggaactatgtaactaataattatgtagaagatactctaccactgtTAAATACAACCTTTagtgtagtgtgaaagcgtctaatttgggtACTCATTGAGAaaaaaggctaaaaattgccacatagggcaatgtccctgaaaaaggctaaaattgccatacagggcaatgatctctgctttcataatcacacacaaatgctAAAAACATACTGTTGGAAAAAATTTGTAAGCCACATACACACTGATTGATTTgagtaaaatattttttgtgacaggagtaaatgttttgtgatattttattttgaaaaataaaagcatgatttatattaaatatattttctaaccttatagtaaAAATTTGTTTTGAAATAATGATTGTTTCTTTCTCCACATGCAAGGGCACGAAGACTTTGAGCACCAATCAAAAATGGGATATTTTCTTTGGTAcatttggttatatatatatatattacttaataaaaaaaataatatacatgtaTTTTTCTAAGGGAAATCGAATCTGAGTGTGTCAAAAATGGTATGTTGTATCATGTTTGTTTTTGTCTTTATTAAGATCAAAAGTTTCCTTTTTTGGCTTGTTTCCCAATTTTGTGTCGTGCACTATTGTTGGCAGTTATTGTTGGGATATTAGTATGTACTTTCCAAAAGTGTTTATTCCATTTAATTCTCAAATAAAGGAATAAAAGATCAAATCCCTATCTTTCCCTTTCTTTATATTTGGATATCCTTGGGCCCAATATCTCAACCGTCTCcatccttcatttttttttctagttcCTTCTTTTTTCCTTGACAGTTTTCTCTCTTTCTCGTGCAACCATGGTGAGAACCAGAGGAAGTGGCACTCGATCTGTCAAGGCAGTGGCTGGCTCGTTGACTGCATCTCCATCCCTCACCAAGAAAAAGGCTCGGAAGAATACCTTGTCTCAACCCAGCCTCATTGGCAATTCCATCACCACAAGCAAAGTCGTGGTCATTCCGGACCTAGAAGCCCCCGGAGTTCCGTCTACACCTCCTGCATCGACGGCTCTACTCGCCTTTGTCCCTGGGTCCTCCAAAAGGGGCCGAGCTTCCCCATCAGATGATGTCTCTGATCATGACCGTGATACTGCCATAACCCATTCTTATTCCTCAGAGTCCCCTGATGTGCTTGCACCCAAGAAGAAAAGCAAAGGATGGTTCCAGGTCTCATCTTCTCGAAAATCTCCTCGGTCCAAAGGGCCTAATCCTTCTGATTCCATGCCAAAGGCCTCATCTCTCGTGGGTTCCACTCCACGTTCCAAGTTTCGGTCGAAGGTAAAGAAAATTCCTCCTCCTTGTTCCTCTTCTGAATCTGACCATTCTTCAGATTTTGTTCCCTCTGATGAAGACCCCCTTGAAGAAGATCCCTCTCTTGATGAAAATGTTAGCTCAGAAGCCGAGTCTGACCCATCCGAGGACCCTCCTGTTTCTCCAAAGGGCAAGAAATCTGTGAAAATTCTAGAGATTCGCACCACGTCTCCTATGGGTCCCAAAGTCTCTCCAGGTTCATCCTTTAAGGCTCACTCTTTGAATTTCTGTTTCAAtgacaatgagaaaaatatgaagcattatgtgcatcgtgattttatctgtgagaattttttttctttttctgcccATAGAGTGTTTGGGGTTATTAAGAATATTGAGGATCGGGGGTGGTTCGGTTCTTTATCTGGATTGGATGGTTTTGATCCTCGAGTAGTTCAAGAATTCTATGCTAATCTcaatgatgatctgtttgatagcAAATCTTTTATGTTTGGTCAA
The Humulus lupulus chromosome 6, drHumLupu1.1, whole genome shotgun sequence DNA segment above includes these coding regions:
- the LOC133786199 gene encoding uncharacterized protein LOC133786199, which translates into the protein MVRTRGSGTRSVKAVAGSLTASPSLTKKKARKNTLSQPSLIGNSITTSKVVVIPDLEAPGVPSTPPASTALLAFVPGSSKRGRASPSDDVSDHDRDTAITHSYSSESPDVLAPKKKSKGWFQVSSSRKSPRSKGPNPSDSMPKASSLVGSTPRSKFRSKVKKIPPPCSSSESDHSSDFVPSDEDPLEEDPSLDENVSSEAESDPSEDPPVSPKGKKSVKILEIRTTVFGVIKNIEDRGWFGSLSGLDGFDPRVVQEFYANLNDDLFDSKSFMFGQVYVRGHWYLFSAAEISKVLNFPPSVDNFAVEFNKDTVLSELVGQNMVWEPHSVLKVTDLTHYYAVLHKFATNNWIPTTHTSTITFDTTFFLYKVGTGLQVDLATLIFDQITALGKAKKKGQYLSLRLEYEILTPPTAGADYKLKKEPSSVKATKGIALKAGDDDSVTTELAGVKATLESVQTEVFSLKSGLSTMMSHFAAGPSK